In one window of Thermodesulfobacteriota bacterium DNA:
- a CDS encoding RNA polymerase sigma factor RpoD/SigA: MKDETSRPARRGRPPSAEAGEKKTSDSVTTYFREIRKIRLLTAAEEKALARRIAKGDGEARRTLIEANLRLVVNIAKRHLNRGLPLQDLIEEGNIGLIKSAERFSASKGCKFSTYATYWIKQSIDRAVANQADTVRLPIHVSTDLARVSRAERDLTSELGREPDIRELSERTGLSGRYVKKLNGITRKSYSLEGPVSEDADQSLMEKLVDETFPPPMEAVDMADRAAKVRTWLECLDENEKVVIRERFGLDGEEPKTLETVGREFGLTRERVRQIEAKAIGKLKRMAEETHTEYRDVA, from the coding sequence ATGAAAGACGAAACATCGAGGCCGGCCCGGAGGGGCAGGCCGCCGTCCGCCGAGGCCGGAGAGAAAAAGACCTCGGATTCGGTAACGACGTACTTCAGGGAGATAAGGAAGATACGTCTCCTTACGGCAGCCGAGGAAAAGGCGCTCGCAAGGAGGATAGCAAAGGGCGACGGCGAGGCCAGGAGGACGCTGATAGAGGCTAATCTCCGGCTCGTCGTGAACATCGCCAAGAGGCACCTGAACAGGGGCCTTCCTCTCCAAGACCTTATCGAGGAGGGGAATATAGGCCTCATAAAATCGGCGGAGCGTTTCAGCGCCTCAAAGGGCTGCAAGTTCTCGACGTACGCGACCTACTGGATAAAGCAGTCGATTGACAGGGCCGTAGCAAACCAGGCGGACACGGTAAGGCTTCCGATACACGTCTCGACCGACCTTGCCAGGGTTTCGAGAGCCGAGAGGGACTTGACGAGCGAACTGGGCCGCGAGCCGGACATAAGGGAGCTCTCGGAGAGGACCGGCCTTTCAGGAAGGTATGTAAAGAAGCTCAACGGGATAACCCGGAAAAGCTATTCGCTTGAGGGCCCGGTCTCGGAGGACGCCGACCAGTCGCTCATGGAAAAACTGGTTGACGAGACCTTCCCCCCGCCGATGGAGGCCGTCGACATGGCGGACAGGGCGGCGAAGGTGAGGACGTGGCTCGAATGCCTGGACGAGAACGAGAAGGTGGTCATAAGGGAGCGATTCGGCCTTGACGGGGAGGAGCCAAAGACGCTCGAGACAGTGGGCAGGGAGTTCGGGCTAACGAGGGAGAGGGTAAGGCAGATAGAGGCAAAGGCCATCGGGAAGCTTAAGCGGATGGCGGAAGAGACCCATACGGAATACAGGGACGTTGCATAG
- a CDS encoding helix-turn-helix transcriptional regulator produces MTKKELFGIRVKSLRENRGWTQEFMAERMNISPNYLSSIERGKENPTFDLLIRLADSLEIDAWELFAYEHEENPEELKKALEKILKNFDEGKIRLAVKLLKAMTR; encoded by the coding sequence ATGACCAAAAAAGAGCTATTCGGGATAAGAGTAAAAAGTTTAAGAGAAAATCGAGGCTGGACTCAGGAATTCATGGCAGAAAGAATGAATATCAGTCCTAATTATTTGAGCAGTATCGAGCGTGGCAAAGAAAACCCTACCTTTGACCTACTTATAAGGCTTGCAGATTCATTAGAAATTGATGCGTGGGAACTGTTTGCTTATGAGCACGAAGAAAATCCTGAGGAATTGAAAAAAGCATTGGAAAAAATACTGAAGAACTTTGACGAAGGCAAAATTCGGCTCGCGGTAAAACTTCTTAAAGCTATGACACGATAA
- a CDS encoding peroxiredoxin has product MAETMAVVQNEAPDFKATTVMEDGSVKEIKLSDYKGKYVVLFFYPLDFTFVCPTEIISMSDRIDEFHARNAQVLGVSVDSQFSHIAWRSTPRKKGGIGEIEYPLVSDLDKSISRSYGVLVEKPGIALRGLFIIDKLGKIRHITINDLPLGRNVDEVLRVLDAIQFNEKYGEVCPANWKQGEKGMKPDQAGLEKYAEANF; this is encoded by the coding sequence ATGGCGGAGACAATGGCAGTAGTTCAGAACGAGGCCCCGGACTTCAAGGCGACAACGGTAATGGAGGACGGCTCGGTAAAGGAAATAAAACTTTCGGATTACAAAGGGAAGTACGTGGTGCTGTTTTTCTACCCGCTCGACTTCACTTTCGTATGCCCGACCGAAATAATATCGATGAGCGACAGGATAGACGAGTTCCACGCGAGGAACGCGCAGGTGCTGGGGGTTTCGGTAGACAGCCAGTTCTCGCACATCGCCTGGAGGAGCACCCCCAGGAAAAAGGGCGGCATAGGCGAGATAGAATACCCGCTCGTCTCCGACCTCGACAAATCCATAAGCAGGAGCTACGGCGTGCTTGTGGAGAAGCCGGGCATAGCCCTGAGGGGCTTGTTCATAATAGACAAGCTCGGCAAGATACGCCACATAACCATAAACGACCTCCCGCTCGGAAGGAACGTGGACGAGGTCTTGAGGGTGCTGGACGCGATCCAGTTCAACGAAAAATACGGCGAGGTCTGCCCGGCCAACTGGAAACAGGGAGAGAAGGGCATGAAGCCCGACCAGGCGGGGCTGGAGAAATACGCAGAGGCTAACTTCTGA
- a CDS encoding transcriptional repressor, producing MERIVRKYRGMGFKLTPQRLAILKFLEGNTSHPTAEDIYTEIKKRYPTVSFATVYNTIQALKERGEIMEVTIDPERKHFDPNPAPHHHIMCTGCGRIGDVFVDYSASLKLPDEVTKEFTTTGNHIDFYGLCNRCRIKNTN from the coding sequence ATGGAGAGGATAGTAAGGAAATACCGGGGCATGGGTTTCAAGCTCACGCCGCAGAGGCTTGCGATCCTCAAGTTCCTCGAGGGGAACACCAGCCACCCCACTGCGGAGGACATCTATACAGAGATAAAGAAGAGGTACCCGACGGTCTCCTTTGCCACGGTCTACAACACCATCCAGGCCCTCAAGGAGAGGGGCGAGATAATGGAGGTGACCATAGACCCGGAGAGGAAGCATTTCGATCCCAACCCGGCCCCGCACCACCATATCATGTGCACCGGGTGCGGGAGGATAGGCGACGTCTTCGTGGACTATTCGGCTTCGTTGAAGCTGCCGGATGAGGTTACAAAGGAGTTCACCACCACCGGCAACCATATAGACTTTTACGGCCTGTGCAACAGGTGCCGCATAAAGAACACAAACTAA
- a CDS encoding rhomboid family intramembrane serine protease, whose product MKALGVSDYFRRHQEQAFLLKVFLLIIVIITLKGYIDAFMGIIMFIFPVLFLFYIRLKAIATNKSATSVLKQHITFMPVFYAEGERKKEGVALVTYLLIAMNVAVFYMFQLNPLIDREFVYNNLLFLPPEPNFWNVPISAITAVFLHANDGHLWGNMIFLWVVGTVVEKRMGWERFLLSYMIAGIVAGIVAASVPFIFLGKVSHGLGASGAISGVMGLFAVRCYFKSMVFPLPILGIFSLILPVALKIRLNSLVIIGIFFYLDLSGGIGQLAGTVMSNIGHWAHIGGMIAGICIAWFTGLGEQAVEERHLDIGVKATDEGMTSGEGEESLKIVLQKNPANGEALLSLARMKSRFSSTEEGRDYYAKAVKALAASNPQEAATVFKEFYSKYLSGVEPVLQLRLSGVLYKRGELDIAARSLEMLSNSKDTPPDVLERAIYQCAAVLEEMGLSEAATSYYERYVESFPDSPALPKIKAKLKSA is encoded by the coding sequence ATGAAAGCCTTGGGCGTCTCAGATTATTTCCGCAGGCATCAGGAACAGGCATTTCTCCTGAAAGTCTTCCTGCTCATAATCGTGATAATCACCCTCAAGGGCTACATCGACGCCTTCATGGGCATTATCATGTTCATTTTTCCCGTGCTTTTCCTCTTTTATATCAGGCTGAAGGCCATCGCCACCAACAAGAGCGCGACCAGCGTCCTGAAGCAGCATATCACCTTCATGCCGGTCTTCTATGCCGAGGGGGAACGGAAGAAAGAAGGGGTCGCGCTTGTAACTTATCTGCTTATCGCCATGAACGTGGCCGTCTTTTACATGTTCCAGTTGAATCCGCTCATAGACAGGGAGTTCGTCTATAATAACCTCCTTTTCCTGCCCCCGGAGCCGAATTTCTGGAACGTGCCCATAAGCGCGATCACGGCCGTTTTCCTCCACGCCAATGACGGCCACCTCTGGGGCAACATGATATTCCTCTGGGTCGTCGGCACCGTGGTAGAGAAGAGGATGGGATGGGAGAGGTTCCTTCTTTCGTACATGATAGCAGGCATAGTGGCGGGGATTGTTGCCGCATCGGTCCCGTTCATCTTCCTCGGAAAGGTCTCGCACGGGCTCGGCGCATCCGGCGCCATTTCCGGGGTCATGGGCCTCTTCGCCGTGCGCTGCTATTTCAAGAGCATGGTATTCCCGCTTCCCATACTCGGCATCTTCTCCCTCATCCTGCCCGTGGCCCTCAAGATACGGCTCAACTCCCTCGTCATAATAGGTATATTCTTTTATCTCGACCTGAGCGGCGGCATAGGGCAGCTGGCAGGCACTGTCATGTCGAATATCGGCCACTGGGCCCATATCGGCGGCATGATCGCCGGGATATGCATAGCCTGGTTTACCGGGCTCGGCGAGCAGGCCGTCGAGGAAAGGCACCTCGACATAGGGGTGAAGGCTACGGATGAGGGCATGACATCCGGCGAAGGCGAGGAGTCCCTAAAGATCGTCCTGCAGAAAAACCCCGCTAACGGCGAGGCGCTCCTGAGCCTGGCCCGCATGAAATCCAGGTTTTCGTCCACGGAAGAAGGCAGAGACTACTATGCAAAAGCCGTCAAGGCGCTTGCGGCCTCCAACCCGCAGGAGGCCGCGACCGTCTTCAAGGAGTTTTATTCGAAATACCTCTCCGGTGTCGAGCCGGTGCTGCAGTTAAGGCTCTCTGGCGTCCTCTACAAGAGGGGGGAACTGGACATCGCGGCAAGGAGCCTCGAGATGCTCTCGAATTCTAAAGACACCCCTCCCGACGTACTGGAGAGGGCCATCTACCAGTGCGCGGCCGTTCTTGAGGAAATGGGGCTAAGCGAGGCTGCCACGAGCTACTACGAGCGCTATGTCGAATCCTTTCCTGATTCCCCCGCGCTGCCGAAGATAAAGGCCAAGCTGAAGAGCGCCTGA
- a CDS encoding tyrosine-type recombinase/integrase has protein sequence MENTLKIDADICNGCAMGLFKRGNIWWFKFMSKGQLIQRSTKSRDKKLAERIYWKIRSEIVEAHWFGMSVAVNKTVSELLDKFIKDYASYHKSSNTVKNDSSMSKEIKAFCGNTRLVDVTPSLISSYKDVCREKKLSPASINQRLTFLNKAFKLAIKEWEWCHINPIEKVSREKIRNERDRWLSLDEEKRLIEKSVLYPTIKGNKTEPRYWLQEVVVFALNTGMRQDEILSLQWTTVDLFRRTVTVMKSKNGEKRTIPLNRKAFDLLKRKSIRNHIGRDYVFTSETGTKISRRNLYRAFSKVVRRIKIDDFRFHDLRHTFATRLTQAGIDLYKISKLLGHKDLRTTQRYSHHWTESLRSGVEVLDKVDTDLDTTDKKGGC, from the coding sequence ATGGAAAATACCCTTAAAATTGATGCTGATATATGTAATGGGTGCGCCATGGGATTATTTAAGCGCGGGAATATATGGTGGTTCAAATTTATGAGTAAAGGCCAACTAATACAGAGGTCTACTAAATCGCGGGACAAAAAATTAGCTGAACGAATTTATTGGAAGATACGCTCGGAAATAGTCGAGGCTCATTGGTTTGGAATGTCGGTTGCTGTTAACAAAACTGTAAGCGAGCTATTGGACAAATTTATTAAAGATTATGCTTCGTATCATAAATCTTCTAATACAGTTAAAAACGATTCAAGTATGTCTAAAGAGATAAAGGCATTTTGCGGAAATACTCGCTTGGTTGATGTGACTCCGAGCCTAATATCATCGTATAAAGATGTATGTAGAGAAAAAAAATTATCTCCGGCTTCCATTAATCAGCGGCTTACCTTTTTAAATAAGGCTTTCAAATTAGCCATTAAGGAATGGGAATGGTGTCATATAAATCCGATTGAGAAGGTCTCAAGGGAAAAAATTAGAAACGAAAGGGATAGATGGTTAAGCCTGGATGAGGAGAAGAGATTGATAGAGAAAAGTGTCCTTTATCCGACTATTAAGGGAAACAAGACGGAGCCGCGCTATTGGCTTCAGGAGGTGGTTGTTTTTGCCCTCAATACCGGGATGCGTCAGGATGAAATCCTTTCTCTTCAGTGGACTACTGTTGATCTTTTCAGGAGAACGGTAACAGTGATGAAATCTAAAAACGGTGAAAAGAGAACCATTCCTTTGAATCGGAAAGCATTCGATCTCCTTAAAAGAAAGTCAATAAGAAATCATATCGGCAGGGATTATGTCTTTACAAGCGAGACCGGAACAAAAATTTCGAGGCGAAATCTTTATAGAGCTTTTTCAAAAGTTGTTCGGCGAATTAAGATTGATGATTTCAGATTCCATGATCTGCGCCATACATTTGCAACCAGACTTACGCAAGCAGGAATTGACCTTTACAAAATAAGCAAGCTCCTAGGCCATAAAGATTTAAGGACAACTCAAAGATATAGCCATCATTGGACTGAAAGCTTACGGAGTGGCGTCGAGGTGTTGGATAAGGTAGATACCGATTTGGATACAACCGACAAAAAAGGTGGGTGCTGA
- a CDS encoding tyrosine-type recombinase/integrase: protein MGVRFKKGSYEASVMINRVRRTRRFSSKRHAESWIADMKLRKERHGLGFASKISISEFMREFLPYFKDHASHNGYVRMLLSMDHFRQHISRIEFLEKITPSVIEAYKRSRKARVSENTVNRELSDIRSMLKYAVSKKYLVENPVKEVKFYKVKTKRLPRWLRDHEIRTLLALATDSMWAFIVAGINLGLRKMELVMLEWVDIDFEDKMVYVRNKPEYNYHTKNYQPRTVPLNEDAYNALLIQRDRVAGTSGYVFPNEMGKPRKNNLLRNLKVCYKRAGITDADIHSLRHTFCTQLARKNVPVQKIMKLAGHLDIETTMIYVNLVKEDLRESVDKLDFGLGFSELRQNCGTTSENVIQGRFSRP, encoded by the coding sequence ATGGGCGTGAGGTTCAAAAAGGGCTCATATGAAGCAAGCGTAATGATTAATAGGGTCCGCAGAACCAGGCGGTTCAGCTCTAAGCGTCACGCGGAATCATGGATTGCGGATATGAAGCTCCGCAAGGAACGCCATGGTCTGGGGTTCGCGAGCAAGATAAGTATCTCGGAATTCATGCGCGAGTTCCTGCCGTATTTCAAAGACCACGCTTCGCATAATGGCTATGTCCGGATGCTGCTGTCGATGGACCACTTCCGGCAGCATATATCCAGAATTGAATTCCTGGAAAAGATCACCCCGTCGGTGATCGAAGCCTATAAGCGATCCAGGAAGGCCAGGGTCTCTGAGAATACGGTAAACCGGGAGCTCTCGGATATACGGAGCATGCTCAAGTACGCGGTCTCAAAGAAGTACCTGGTCGAGAACCCTGTAAAAGAGGTCAAGTTCTACAAGGTTAAGACCAAAAGGCTTCCCCGCTGGCTCCGGGATCACGAGATAAGGACGCTTCTGGCCCTGGCCACTGACTCCATGTGGGCGTTTATCGTCGCGGGGATCAATTTGGGGCTGAGGAAGATGGAGCTCGTGATGCTGGAATGGGTCGATATAGATTTCGAGGACAAGATGGTTTACGTCAGGAACAAGCCTGAGTATAACTATCACACGAAGAACTATCAGCCCCGGACGGTTCCGCTGAACGAGGACGCCTATAATGCCCTGCTGATCCAGAGGGACAGGGTGGCCGGCACGAGCGGGTACGTCTTCCCGAACGAGATGGGGAAACCGAGGAAAAATAATTTGCTTCGGAACCTCAAGGTATGCTATAAGAGGGCCGGAATCACGGATGCGGACATACATTCCCTCCGGCATACCTTTTGTACCCAGCTCGCCCGGAAAAACGTGCCTGTCCAGAAGATCATGAAGCTCGCTGGTCATCTTGACATCGAGACGACAATGATTTATGTTAATCTGGTTAAGGAAGACCTGAGGGAGTCGGTAGACAAGCTGGATTTTGGATTGGGCTTTTCGGAATTGCGGCAAAATTGCGGTACAACTTCCGAAAATGTGATTCAGGGGCGTTTTTCGAGGCCGTAA
- a CDS encoding methylated-DNA--[protein]-cysteine S-methyltransferase, whose amino-acid sequence MDKLKRMDWAAFESPLGVILVASDASGLAHLCIRGSRIEFVASLRAEGAEPMEKPSSFAALFRTLDEYFKGKDVVFSIPLSLSGAEFDRAVWEELRRIPRGSVKTYGEVARSIGKPGAARAVGGACGRNPVPIVIPCHRVVAADLMLGGFSGGMEIKKALLEIEGLEIRGRTISL is encoded by the coding sequence ATGGATAAGCTAAAGAGGATGGATTGGGCGGCCTTTGAGTCGCCGCTCGGCGTAATACTCGTCGCCTCTGACGCCAGTGGGCTCGCTCACCTCTGCATACGCGGCAGTAGAATTGAGTTCGTCGCTTCCTTGCGCGCGGAAGGGGCCGAGCCAATGGAGAAGCCCTCGTCATTTGCGGCCCTTTTCAGGACGCTCGATGAATACTTCAAAGGCAAGGACGTCGTGTTCAGTATTCCCTTGAGCCTCTCGGGCGCTGAATTCGACAGGGCCGTATGGGAAGAGCTCAGGCGTATTCCCCGGGGGAGTGTAAAGACCTACGGCGAGGTCGCGAGGTCTATCGGGAAACCGGGGGCCGCGAGGGCCGTGGGAGGCGCGTGCGGAAGGAACCCGGTCCCAATCGTCATCCCTTGCCACAGGGTCGTTGCGGCTGACCTGATGCTTGGAGGGTTCTCCGGCGGAATGGAAATCAAGAAGGCCCTCCTGGAGATCGAGGGCCTTGAGATACGCGGAAGGACTATAAGCCTTTAG